One window of Sinorhizobium fredii NGR234 genomic DNA carries:
- a CDS encoding DUF1254 domain-containing protein produces the protein MRRALFTFLVGLVGAALLHIVIVLALPQFTGRDAYTRVLGLLEMDSFFPLAAEPGPTGLDNSDPFLRTAVCSFSVAEGPARFIARGDVPFWSLSIFDSGSNEVFSMNDQTAVNGDLDLVVATPIQLVELRKSPPEALAQAIMIEMKDEEGYAVLRALAPLDSFEEQVRDFLTESSCAPFRRQ, from the coding sequence ATGCGTAGAGCCCTGTTCACCTTCCTCGTCGGGCTCGTCGGCGCCGCCCTCCTGCACATCGTCATCGTCCTCGCCCTGCCGCAGTTCACCGGCCGCGACGCCTATACGCGTGTCCTCGGTCTGCTCGAGATGGACAGTTTCTTTCCGCTCGCGGCCGAGCCGGGTCCGACCGGACTGGACAATAGCGACCCCTTCCTGCGCACCGCCGTCTGCAGCTTCTCGGTCGCGGAAGGGCCGGCACGTTTCATCGCCCGTGGTGACGTGCCTTTCTGGTCGCTCTCGATCTTCGACAGCGGGTCGAACGAAGTCTTCAGCATGAACGACCAGACCGCCGTCAACGGCGATCTCGATCTGGTCGTTGCCACACCGATCCAATTGGTGGAGCTCCGCAAGTCGCCACCGGAGGCGCTCGCACAAGCGATCATGATCGAGATGAAGGATGAAGAGGGCTATGCCGTCCTGCGCGCCCTGGCGCCTCTCGACAGTTTCGAGGAGCAGGTCCGCGACTTCCTGACGGAATCGAGTTGCGCGCCGTTCCGGCGCCAATGA
- a CDS encoding DUF1214 domain-containing protein encodes MFRVPLLVALALIVAFGGGITSAIWALKATVGFGSIAIGPWIAFPEAQTVAADPYAKAHRARVGELLYGGAEGLKFTAATDDTGARLSAACSYDISGMTPPARFWTLYTATTDGATLRPGSEIPAAINSWTVLRAKNSSFVIHASPMAQRENWLAIRHTGNFQLVLTLLDTPTAGSSGLIDLAMPKIVKTGCGNA; translated from the coding sequence TTGTTCCGCGTTCCCCTCCTTGTCGCCCTTGCACTCATCGTCGCCTTCGGCGGCGGCATTACGTCGGCCATATGGGCCCTGAAGGCGACCGTCGGCTTCGGATCGATCGCGATCGGCCCTTGGATTGCCTTCCCCGAGGCGCAAACCGTCGCCGCTGACCCCTATGCTAAGGCGCACCGCGCTCGGGTCGGGGAACTGCTGTATGGCGGCGCAGAAGGGTTGAAGTTCACGGCTGCCACCGACGATACCGGCGCGCGCCTTTCGGCCGCCTGCTCCTATGACATTTCCGGGATGACGCCACCCGCCCGCTTCTGGACGCTCTATACCGCAACCACCGACGGTGCCACGCTGCGACCGGGATCCGAAATACCGGCGGCAATCAACTCCTGGACCGTACTGCGCGCCAAGAACAGCAGCTTCGTCATTCACGCCTCGCCGATGGCACAGCGGGAGAACTGGCTCGCCATCCGCCACACGGGAAACTTCCAACTCGTCCTGACCCTGCTCGATACGCCGACGGCCGGCTCCTCCGGCCTGATCGACCTCGCAATGCCGAAGATCGTCAAGACGGGGTGCGGGAATGCGTAG
- a CDS encoding transglycosylase domain-containing protein: MNAVQEPRKEENRPKKRHFFLRIDSWIDSTVWNAGFRLAEWWEDTTIFFRRFRMRGWKKALFEVLGEGMTWGTAGSVLMLALALPAFEETKGNWRAQSDFAVTFLDRYGNEIGHRGIIHEDSVPIDELPDHLIKAVLATEDRRFFDHWGIDFLGLSRAMTENARAGGVVQGGSTLTQQLAKNLFLSNERTIERKIKEAFLAVWLECNLSKKEILRLYLDRAYMGGGTFGAAAAAQFYFGKAITDIDLAESAMLAGLFKAPARYAPHVNLPAARARANEVLSNLVQGGLMTEGQVLAARLNPATVIDRAQVKAPDFFLDWAFDEVQRIAAPFAQHSLIVRTTIDMGLQQAAEDSVESSLRQYGESYKVKQGALVMIENGGAVRSMVGGRDYGESQFNRATRALRQPGSSFKVYTYAAAMEKGMTPETVVVDAPITWRGWSPQNYARKYAGRVTLMNALARSINTVPVRLAKDKLGTDVIAQTAKRMGVETPIRTDKTMPLGTSEVTVLDQATAYAVFPAGGLESRRHGISQILNYDGDILYDFGRDAPPARRVLSEQAISSMNRILTQIPVIGTGRRAALGNGIVTGGKTGTTQAYRDAWFVGFTGDYTTAVWFGNDDYTSTDEMTGGSLPAMTFKRLMDYAEQGIEHRAIPGIEAPPAETPKEPEVVAEPDENALPPLVRPRSLSADVTRLLKSIGNAFEQASPLKPREKDGGRVAVLEAPEETPAMPRVTNAAKN, translated from the coding sequence ATGAACGCCGTGCAGGAACCGCGGAAAGAGGAAAACCGGCCGAAGAAGCGTCACTTCTTTCTGCGGATCGATTCCTGGATCGATTCGACGGTGTGGAATGCCGGATTTCGCCTAGCGGAATGGTGGGAAGACACCACGATCTTCTTCCGCCGTTTTCGCATGCGCGGCTGGAAAAAGGCGCTCTTCGAGGTGCTCGGCGAAGGGATGACCTGGGGCACCGCCGGCTCGGTACTGATGCTTGCACTGGCGCTCCCGGCCTTCGAGGAGACCAAGGGCAATTGGCGAGCCCAAAGCGACTTCGCCGTCACGTTTCTCGACCGCTATGGCAACGAGATCGGCCATCGCGGCATCATCCACGAGGATTCGGTTCCGATCGACGAACTCCCGGATCACCTGATCAAGGCTGTCCTGGCGACGGAAGACCGCCGTTTCTTCGACCATTGGGGCATCGATTTCCTCGGCCTGTCGCGCGCCATGACGGAAAACGCCCGCGCCGGCGGCGTGGTTCAGGGCGGATCCACGCTCACGCAGCAGCTTGCCAAGAACCTGTTCCTCTCCAACGAGCGGACGATCGAGCGCAAGATCAAGGAAGCTTTTCTCGCCGTCTGGCTCGAATGCAATCTCTCGAAGAAGGAAATCCTCCGCCTCTATCTGGATCGCGCCTATATGGGCGGCGGCACCTTCGGTGCGGCGGCGGCGGCCCAGTTCTACTTCGGCAAGGCGATCACCGATATCGACCTCGCCGAGTCCGCCATGCTGGCCGGGCTGTTCAAGGCCCCGGCGCGATATGCTCCGCATGTCAACCTGCCTGCGGCGCGCGCCCGTGCCAACGAGGTGCTGTCCAATCTCGTCCAGGGCGGCCTCATGACCGAGGGCCAGGTGCTCGCCGCCCGCCTCAACCCGGCGACGGTCATCGATCGCGCCCAGGTCAAGGCACCGGACTTTTTCCTCGACTGGGCCTTTGACGAGGTCCAGCGCATTGCCGCGCCCTTCGCACAGCATTCGCTCATCGTCAGAACGACGATCGACATGGGGTTGCAGCAGGCGGCCGAGGATTCGGTTGAATCGAGCCTCAGGCAATATGGCGAAAGCTACAAGGTCAAGCAGGGCGCTCTGGTCATGATCGAAAACGGCGGTGCCGTGCGCTCCATGGTCGGCGGTCGCGACTACGGCGAGAGCCAGTTCAACCGTGCGACCCGCGCGCTCCGCCAGCCCGGCTCGTCCTTCAAGGTCTATACGTATGCAGCGGCGATGGAGAAGGGCATGACGCCCGAGACTGTCGTCGTCGACGCGCCGATCACCTGGCGCGGCTGGTCCCCGCAGAACTACGCCCGCAAGTATGCCGGCCGGGTCACCTTGATGAATGCGCTGGCGAGATCGATCAACACCGTTCCGGTCCGTCTCGCCAAGGACAAGCTCGGCACGGACGTCATCGCCCAAACCGCCAAAAGGATGGGCGTCGAAACACCGATCCGCACAGACAAGACCATGCCGCTCGGCACGTCCGAAGTGACCGTGCTCGATCAGGCGACCGCCTACGCCGTTTTTCCTGCCGGAGGATTGGAATCCCGCCGCCATGGCATCAGCCAGATTCTCAACTACGACGGCGACATCCTCTACGATTTCGGGCGCGACGCGCCGCCGGCGCGACGGGTTTTGAGCGAGCAGGCCATCTCGTCGATGAACCGAATCCTCACCCAAATTCCGGTCATCGGAACCGGTCGCAGGGCTGCGCTGGGCAACGGCATCGTCACGGGCGGCAAGACGGGAACGACGCAAGCCTATCGCGACGCCTGGTTCGTCGGCTTCACCGGCGACTACACGACGGCCGTCTGGTTCGGCAACGACGACTACACCTCCACCGACGAGATGACCGGTGGCTCCCTGCCGGCGATGACCTTCAAACGGCTGATGGACTATGCCGAACAGGGCATCGAGCACCGGGCAATCCCGGGCATCGAGGCTCCGCCGGCCGAAACGCCCAAGGAGCCGGAGGTCGTCGCGGAGCCGGATGAGAACGCCTTGCCACCGCTCGTCCGGCCGCGATCCCTGTCCGCAGACGTGACCCGGCTCCTGAAGTCGATCGGCAATGCCTTCGAACAAGCGTCGCCGCTGAAACCCAGGGAAAAGGACGGCGGCCGAGTGGCGGTGCTCGAAGCGCCCGAGGAAACGCCAGCAATGCCTCGGGTGACAAATGCCGCGAAGAATTGA
- a CDS encoding YcgN family cysteine cluster protein: MGDMPFWKTKSLDEMTNAEWESLCDGCGLCCLNKLEDWDTGEIAWTSIRCTLLDGENCRCKDYDNRQATVPDCVQLTPKAVREISWLPPTCGYRLVAEGRDLYWWHPLVSGDPETVHAAGISVRGRTVAEDGIEIEDYEDYLVTWPLEVGLEPVE, translated from the coding sequence ATGGGCGATATGCCTTTCTGGAAAACGAAGAGCCTCGACGAAATGACCAACGCCGAGTGGGAAAGCCTCTGCGACGGCTGCGGACTCTGTTGCCTCAACAAGCTGGAGGATTGGGACACCGGCGAAATCGCCTGGACCTCGATCCGCTGCACGCTGCTCGACGGCGAGAACTGTCGCTGCAAGGATTACGACAATCGGCAGGCGACCGTTCCGGACTGCGTCCAACTGACCCCGAAGGCGGTGCGGGAGATAAGCTGGCTGCCGCCGACCTGCGGCTATCGCCTGGTCGCCGAGGGACGCGACCTGTACTGGTGGCACCCGCTCGTCTCCGGCGATCCGGAGACGGTGCATGCTGCCGGAATCTCGGTGCGCGGCCGCACTGTGGCCGAGGACGGCATCGAAATCGAAGACTATGAGGATTATCTGGTCACCTGGCCCCTGGAAGTGGGCCTCGAGCCGGTCGAGTAG
- a CDS encoding MmcQ/YjbR family DNA-binding protein: MLTEEIEKLALSLPGTEENAHFGTRDFRVGKRIFMTLPEAGRAVFKLTPDQQRMLLEMEPGVCAAVPGGWGARGWTSLYFVDADEELIRQSLETAWRNAAPKSLVRKNGGH; encoded by the coding sequence ATGCTAACCGAAGAGATTGAAAAGCTGGCGCTTAGCCTTCCCGGAACGGAGGAGAACGCCCATTTCGGAACGCGCGACTTCCGCGTGGGCAAGCGCATCTTCATGACCCTGCCGGAGGCGGGCCGCGCCGTCTTCAAGCTGACACCCGATCAGCAGCGGATGCTGCTCGAAATGGAGCCCGGCGTCTGTGCCGCGGTGCCCGGCGGATGGGGTGCGCGCGGCTGGACATCCCTCTACTTCGTGGATGCCGACGAAGAGCTCATTCGCCAGTCGCTGGAGACGGCCTGGAGAAATGCCGCCCCGAAGAGCCTTGTGCGGAAAAATGGCGGCCACTGA
- the feuN gene encoding two-component system FeuPQ modulator FeuN: MSSSVTIVALAAGLAGFSLPAIDVPTVVVRAAGDCSAAAAQVVAETGGELLSAQPTADGKCVVTVLIPGNGGRPKKVTVKVPM, encoded by the coding sequence ATGTCTTCATCAGTGACCATCGTCGCGCTCGCCGCAGGCCTCGCAGGCTTTTCGCTGCCTGCCATTGACGTGCCTACGGTTGTTGTCCGCGCGGCCGGTGATTGCAGCGCTGCGGCGGCGCAGGTCGTCGCCGAGACGGGCGGCGAATTGCTCTCCGCCCAGCCGACAGCCGATGGCAAGTGCGTCGTGACCGTGCTAATCCCGGGCAATGGAGGGCGGCCGAAAAAAGTGACGGTCAAGGTGCCGATGTAG
- the feuP gene encoding two-component system response regulator FeuP: MRILIIEDDVNLNRQLAEALKEAGYVVDQAYDGEEGHYLGDAEPYDAIILDIGLPEMDGITALERWRADGKTMPVLILTARDRWSDKVAGIDAGADDYVAKPFHVQEVLARIRALIRRAAGHASSEIVCGPVRLDTKGSKATVGGVALKLTSHEFRLLSYLMHHMGQVVSRTELVEHMYDQDFDRDSNTIEVFIGRLRKKIGNDLIETVRGLGYRMQAPGNGH, from the coding sequence ATGCGCATCCTGATAATCGAGGACGACGTCAATCTGAACAGGCAACTGGCCGAAGCGTTGAAGGAAGCCGGTTACGTCGTCGACCAGGCCTATGACGGCGAGGAGGGCCACTATCTCGGCGACGCGGAACCCTACGACGCGATCATCCTCGATATCGGCCTGCCGGAAATGGACGGCATCACCGCGCTGGAAAGGTGGCGCGCCGACGGCAAGACCATGCCGGTGCTGATCCTGACGGCCCGCGACCGCTGGAGCGACAAGGTGGCGGGCATCGATGCCGGCGCCGACGACTATGTCGCGAAGCCCTTCCATGTTCAGGAGGTGCTCGCCCGCATCCGGGCGCTGATCCGTCGCGCCGCGGGGCATGCCAGTTCCGAGATCGTCTGCGGCCCCGTGCGCCTCGACACGAAAGGCTCGAAGGCGACCGTCGGCGGTGTTGCGCTGAAGCTGACCTCCCACGAGTTCCGGCTGCTCTCCTATCTCATGCACCACATGGGCCAGGTTGTTTCCCGCACGGAGCTTGTCGAGCACATGTATGATCAGGACTTCGACCGCGACTCCAACACGATCGAGGTCTTCATCGGCCGACTCCGCAAGAAGATCGGCAATGACCTGATCGAAACCGTGCGCGGTCTCGGATATCGGATGCAAGCACCCGGCAATGGTCATTAG
- a CDS encoding ATP-binding protein: MVIRSLTARVLAVSTVWAVVALVVIGVVISALYRQGSERGFQDLLRAQLYNVINSISVDEKAALTGSPQLGDLRFSQPQTGWYWIVEPIGEFDTPPLLSTSLGSAKLPIVSVDEIPFDIRYERFYTTEDPFGNEVEVAETEVVLDIQGHTARFRVAGNRDVLEADIDRFTRNLTIALSIFGLGGLGVNALTILFGLRPLDQVRRSLEKIRTGQSERLDGAFPREIQPLANEVNALIDSNRRIVERARMQVGNLAHSLKTPIAVLLNEARVLEVPHGELIRTQADAMQTQVQSYLSRARIAAQRGSILARTEAQPALERIIRVMRRLNPEKQFSLSINPPGLVLAMEQQDVEETVGNLLENAARYARDHVVLSVEPAIDQARSKESGREWIVLRIDDDGPGLDPDQIALAMKRGKRLDESKPGTGLGLSIVSEIVGEYQGSVELSRREEGGLRAKLVLPAAV; the protein is encoded by the coding sequence ATGGTCATTAGATCCCTTACGGCGCGCGTTCTGGCGGTTTCGACCGTCTGGGCCGTCGTTGCCCTCGTCGTGATCGGAGTGGTCATCTCGGCGCTCTATCGGCAAGGCTCGGAGCGTGGCTTCCAGGACTTGTTGCGCGCCCAGCTTTACAACGTCATCAACTCGATCTCCGTTGACGAGAAGGCCGCGCTGACCGGCAGCCCTCAACTCGGGGATCTGCGCTTTTCCCAGCCGCAGACCGGCTGGTACTGGATCGTCGAGCCGATCGGCGAATTCGATACGCCGCCCTTGCTGTCGACGTCGCTCGGTTCCGCCAAGCTGCCGATCGTCAGCGTCGACGAGATTCCATTCGACATTCGCTACGAGCGCTTCTACACGACCGAGGACCCGTTCGGAAACGAGGTCGAAGTGGCTGAAACCGAAGTCGTGCTCGATATCCAGGGCCATACGGCGCGCTTCCGGGTTGCCGGCAACCGCGACGTCCTGGAGGCGGACATCGATCGGTTCACTCGCAACCTGACGATCGCGCTCTCCATCTTCGGCCTCGGCGGGCTTGGGGTGAACGCCCTGACCATTCTCTTCGGCCTCAGACCGCTGGACCAGGTCCGCCGCTCGCTCGAAAAGATCCGCACCGGCCAGAGCGAGCGCCTAGACGGGGCATTTCCCCGCGAGATCCAGCCGCTTGCCAATGAGGTGAATGCGCTGATCGACAGCAACCGCCGCATCGTCGAACGCGCCCGCATGCAGGTCGGCAATCTCGCTCACTCCCTGAAGACGCCGATCGCCGTGCTGCTCAACGAGGCGCGCGTTCTGGAAGTCCCGCACGGCGAACTGATCAGGACGCAGGCGGACGCGATGCAGACGCAGGTCCAGTCCTATCTCAGCCGTGCCCGCATCGCGGCGCAGCGCGGATCCATTCTGGCGAGGACCGAGGCCCAGCCGGCTCTCGAAAGGATCATCCGGGTGATGCGGCGGCTCAATCCGGAGAAACAGTTCAGCCTGTCGATCAATCCTCCGGGGCTGGTGCTGGCCATGGAACAACAGGATGTCGAGGAAACCGTCGGCAACCTGCTCGAAAATGCCGCGCGATACGCACGCGACCACGTCGTGCTCAGCGTCGAGCCCGCCATCGACCAGGCGCGCAGCAAGGAGTCCGGCCGCGAATGGATCGTGCTCAGGATCGACGACGACGGGCCGGGGCTCGACCCGGATCAGATCGCATTGGCGATGAAGCGCGGTAAGCGGCTCGACGAAAGCAAGCCCGGCACGGGGCTGGGCCTGTCGATCGTCAGCGAGATCGTCGGCGAATATCAGGGCAGCGTCGAACTCAGTCGACGCGAGGAGGGCGGCTTGAGAGCCAAACTCGTTCTGCCGGCAGCTGTCTGA
- the ccmI gene encoding c-type cytochrome biogenesis protein CcmI, whose amino-acid sequence MLFWILVAILTAAVAVALVLPLMRAASPLPSPHSHDIEVYRDQLDELARDREAGLISGADAELARAEIGRRLIAASAADASAAESVSRRLGSKRLAQAFILLCLPAVGLCLYLTTGSPGVPAQPLAARLANPGEDISILIAKAENHLAINPDDGAGWDLLAPIYMRSGRVDDAVAAYDRAIRLLGPTAARLGGYAETLIVQSGGLVTAAAQDALKKALALDADDPRSEFYLALGLKQEGKRGDALTAFRKLADTSPAGAPWLPLVNQHIAELTAGEPGVGGQSLGNPTSEDIAAAEGMSAGDRQAMIRSMVDGLAGRLKENPDNFEGWMRLIRAYVVLDQRDKAQDALREGLQVFPAGGDEGKQLLALGRELGIDGGGAKQ is encoded by the coding sequence ATGTTGTTCTGGATTCTTGTCGCCATCTTGACGGCGGCTGTTGCAGTCGCGCTCGTCCTCCCGCTGATGCGGGCGGCGTCGCCACTTCCGTCTCCTCACAGCCATGACATCGAGGTCTACCGCGACCAGCTCGACGAACTGGCGAGGGATCGGGAGGCCGGGCTGATCAGCGGCGCAGACGCGGAACTCGCCAGGGCGGAGATCGGGCGCCGCTTGATTGCCGCCAGCGCCGCCGACGCATCTGCCGCGGAAAGTGTTTCCAGGCGGCTCGGCTCGAAGCGCCTGGCGCAGGCGTTCATTCTCCTCTGTCTTCCCGCCGTTGGGCTCTGTCTCTACTTGACGACGGGCAGTCCTGGCGTGCCGGCGCAACCGCTCGCAGCGCGGCTTGCCAATCCCGGAGAAGACATCAGTATCCTGATCGCCAAGGCCGAAAATCATCTGGCCATCAACCCCGACGACGGGGCGGGGTGGGACCTGCTCGCTCCGATCTACATGCGCAGTGGCCGCGTCGACGATGCGGTCGCCGCCTATGATCGCGCAATCCGGCTGCTTGGACCGACCGCGGCCAGGCTCGGCGGCTATGCCGAGACGCTGATCGTGCAATCCGGCGGTCTTGTGACGGCGGCGGCACAGGACGCCCTGAAGAAGGCGCTGGCTCTCGACGCCGATGATCCGCGCTCGGAGTTCTATCTCGCCCTCGGCCTCAAGCAGGAGGGGAAGCGCGGCGATGCGCTAACGGCCTTCCGCAAGCTTGCCGACACGTCGCCTGCCGGGGCGCCGTGGTTGCCGCTGGTCAACCAGCACATCGCCGAGCTTACCGCCGGCGAACCCGGTGTTGGCGGCCAGTCGCTCGGAAATCCGACATCAGAGGATATCGCCGCCGCCGAGGGGATGAGCGCTGGCGATCGTCAGGCAATGATCCGCAGCATGGTCGACGGTCTCGCCGGACGGCTGAAGGAAAATCCCGACAACTTCGAAGGCTGGATGCGGCTGATCCGTGCCTATGTTGTCCTCGATCAAAGAGACAAGGCCCAGGATGCGCTACGGGAGGGACTGCAGGTCTTTCCAGCCGGCGGCGACGAGGGCAAGCAATTGCTGGCCCTCGGCCGCGAACTCGGCATTGATGGCGGCGGAGCGAAACAATGA
- the ccmE gene encoding cytochrome c maturation protein CcmE: MTRKQKRLAIIGGGVGFLTAAVLLVMFAFSQAVAYFYVPGDLAKADLAPGTRIRLGGLVEAGSVKRGDGKTVTFSVTDTLAVVPVTYTGILPDLFREGQGVVAEGAFVAGSSVFVADTVLAKHDETYMPKDVADRLKAQGVTLGGKENIQ, from the coding sequence ATGACCCGTAAGCAGAAACGGCTGGCGATCATCGGCGGCGGCGTAGGCTTTCTGACGGCCGCCGTCCTTCTGGTGATGTTCGCCTTCAGCCAGGCTGTCGCCTATTTCTATGTCCCGGGAGACCTTGCAAAGGCCGACCTTGCGCCGGGCACGCGCATCCGCCTTGGCGGGCTGGTAGAAGCGGGTTCGGTGAAACGGGGTGATGGCAAGACTGTCACCTTCAGCGTGACCGATACGCTCGCGGTGGTGCCGGTGACCTATACCGGCATTCTTCCTGACCTCTTTCGCGAGGGCCAGGGTGTCGTGGCGGAGGGCGCCTTCGTCGCCGGCAGCTCGGTTTTCGTTGCCGATACGGTGCTCGCCAAGCATGATGAGACCTACATGCCGAAGGACGTGGCCGACCGCCTGAAAGCGCAGGGCGTCACGCTCGGCGGGAAGGAAAACATTCAATGA
- a CDS encoding heme lyase CcmF/NrfE family subunit has protein sequence MIIELGHYVLVLALATALIQSVLPLVGVRRGDRALVELAGTAATVSFLLVAFSFAVLTFAYVTSDFSVRNVWENSHSLKPLIYKISGVWGNHEGSMLLWLLILVFFSALVASFGRNLPETLKANVLAAQAWIAAAFTLFILLTSNPFARLVPAPGEGRDLNPVLQDIGLAIHPPLLYLGYVGFSVCFSFAIAALIEGRIDAAWARWVRPWALAAWTCLTAGIAMGSYWAYYELGWGGWWFWDPVENASFMPWLAGTALLHSALVMEKREALKIWTVLLAILTFSLSLLGTFLVRSGVLTSVHAFATDPTRGVFILAILVVFIGGALSLFAFRASHLKSGGLFAPISREGALVLNNLILTTATATVLTGTLYPLVLEALTGDKISVGAPFFNMTFGLLMLPLLFAVPFGPLLAWKRGDLAAAAQRLFVAVGAGLLFAAAVYYARNGGPVLAALGIGLGVYLILGAITDAALRSGLGKVAASVAWRRFLGLPRSAFGTALAHIGLGITLIGIVAVTAYETETVVEMKPGMLVDAGGYSLRFDGMRQGRGPNYTEESGHFTVSRGGVKVTEIWSSKRLYSARRMPTTEAGIRTFGLSQLYVSLGDEMTDGGIVVRIWWKPLILCIWGGALVMMAGGMVSLSDRRLRVGAPSRAVRAARLAAGAAE, from the coding sequence ATGATCATCGAGCTCGGACACTATGTGCTGGTGCTGGCGCTCGCGACCGCGCTCATCCAGTCGGTGCTGCCGCTCGTCGGCGTGCGGCGCGGTGATCGGGCGCTCGTCGAATTGGCGGGCACTGCCGCAACCGTCTCCTTCCTGCTCGTTGCCTTCTCCTTTGCGGTGCTGACCTTCGCCTATGTGACCTCCGACTTCTCGGTCAGGAACGTCTGGGAGAACTCGCATTCGCTGAAGCCGCTGATCTACAAGATCTCCGGTGTCTGGGGCAATCACGAGGGCTCGATGCTCCTGTGGCTGTTGATCCTCGTCTTCTTTTCCGCCCTCGTGGCAAGCTTCGGCCGCAACCTGCCTGAAACCCTGAAGGCCAACGTTCTGGCGGCCCAGGCCTGGATCGCCGCCGCCTTCACGCTGTTCATCCTGCTGACGTCCAATCCTTTCGCGCGCCTCGTACCGGCCCCGGGCGAAGGCCGGGATCTGAACCCCGTGCTGCAGGACATCGGTCTGGCTATCCATCCGCCGTTGCTCTATCTCGGCTATGTCGGCTTTTCCGTCTGCTTTTCCTTTGCGATCGCCGCGCTGATAGAGGGCCGGATCGATGCGGCCTGGGCGCGTTGGGTCAGGCCCTGGGCCCTGGCAGCCTGGACATGCCTGACGGCGGGTATCGCCATGGGCTCCTACTGGGCCTATTACGAGCTCGGCTGGGGCGGCTGGTGGTTCTGGGATCCAGTCGAGAACGCCTCCTTCATGCCCTGGCTGGCCGGCACGGCGCTATTGCACTCGGCGCTTGTCATGGAAAAGCGCGAGGCATTGAAGATCTGGACCGTGCTGCTGGCGATCCTGACCTTCTCGCTGTCGCTGCTCGGCACGTTCCTGGTGCGCTCCGGCGTGCTGACGTCGGTTCACGCCTTCGCCACCGATCCGACGCGCGGCGTCTTCATCCTGGCGATCCTCGTCGTCTTCATCGGCGGCGCCTTGTCGCTCTTTGCATTCCGCGCCTCGCATCTGAAGTCGGGCGGTCTGTTCGCGCCGATCTCGCGGGAAGGCGCGCTGGTGTTGAACAACCTGATCCTGACGACGGCAACGGCGACCGTGCTGACCGGCACACTCTACCCGCTGGTGCTCGAGGCCCTCACCGGGGACAAGATCTCGGTCGGCGCGCCCTTCTTCAACATGACCTTCGGCCTGTTGATGCTGCCCTTGCTCTTTGCGGTTCCCTTCGGGCCGCTGCTGGCATGGAAGCGCGGCGATCTCGCTGCGGCCGCCCAACGTCTCTTCGTCGCCGTGGGCGCGGGTCTGCTTTTCGCTGCCGCCGTCTACTATGCCAGGAACGGCGGGCCGGTTCTCGCCGCCCTCGGAATCGGGCTCGGCGTCTATCTGATCCTCGGCGCCATCACCGATGCCGCGCTTCGCTCCGGCCTCGGCAAGGTGGCGGCAAGCGTTGCCTGGCGGCGGTTCCTGGGCCTGCCGCGCTCGGCCTTCGGCACGGCGCTCGCCCATATCGGCCTTGGTATTACGCTGATCGGCATCGTCGCCGTGACGGCCTACGAGACGGAGACCGTCGTCGAGATGAAGCCTGGAATGCTCGTCGACGCCGGCGGCTACAGCTTGCGTTTCGATGGCATGCGCCAGGGGCGCGGACCGAACTATACCGAGGAGAGCGGTCACTTCACCGTCAGCCGTGGCGGCGTGAAGGTGACCGAGATCTGGTCGTCCAAGCGCCTCTATTCGGCGCGCCGGATGCCGACGACGGAGGCCGGCATCAGGACCTTCGGCCTCAGCCAGCTCTATGTTTCGCTGGGCGACGAGATGACCGACGGCGGGATCGTGGTGCGTATCTGGTGGAAGCCGCTGATCCTCTGCATCTGGGGCGGCGCTCTCGTCATGATGGCGGGCGGCATGGTTTCCTTGAGCGATCGGCGCTTGCGGGTGGGTGCCCCGTCGCGCGCCGTCCGGGCGGCGCGGCTTGCCGCGGGGGCCGCGGAATGA
- a CDS encoding cytochrome c-type biogenesis protein, with the protein MIRLLVALFLSVLSVAPALAVNPDEVLADPALEARARAISAELRCMVCQNQSIDDSNAELAKDLRLLVRERLKSGDSDEAVIAYVVSRYGEFVLLNPRFEAKTLVLWGMPVLLLVLGALTLVVAARRRDARPAGAPLSDDEKEKLDKLLGP; encoded by the coding sequence ATGATCCGGCTCCTGGTCGCGCTGTTCCTTTCAGTCCTTTCCGTCGCGCCGGCCCTTGCGGTCAACCCGGACGAGGTGCTTGCCGATCCGGCGCTCGAAGCACGGGCGCGGGCGATCTCGGCTGAGCTTCGCTGCATGGTTTGCCAGAACCAGTCGATCGACGATTCCAACGCCGAACTCGCCAAGGATCTCCGTTTGCTCGTGCGCGAACGCCTGAAGAGCGGTGATTCCGACGAGGCGGTGATCGCCTATGTCGTCTCGCGCTATGGTGAGTTCGTGCTGCTCAATCCCCGTTTCGAGGCCAAGACGCTGGTTCTCTGGGGCATGCCCGTCCTCCTGCTCGTCCTTGGCGCGCTCACCCTGGTCGTCGCCGCGCGCCGGCGTGACGCGCGGCCGGCGGGCGCACCGCTTTCCGACGACGAAAAGGAAAAACTGGACAAGCTGCTCGGGCCGTAA